One Mycteria americana isolate JAX WOST 10 ecotype Jacksonville Zoo and Gardens chromosome 21, USCA_MyAme_1.0, whole genome shotgun sequence genomic region harbors:
- the GALE gene encoding UDP-glucose 4-epimerase isoform X2, with protein MAEKILVTGGAGYIGSHCVLELVEAGYVPVVIDNFHNAIRGADALPESLRRVQQIVRQPILFQELDITDEAALQELFSKHRFSAVMHFAGLKAVGESVQKPLEYYRVNLTGTIRLLEDWNAVLLRYFNPIGAHESGMIGEDPQGIPNNLMPYVAQVAVGRREFLSVFGNDYGTDDGTGVRDYIHVVDLAKGHIAALKKLKENCGCKIYNLGTGTGYSVLQMVRAMEKASGREIKYKITGRREGDVASCYANPALAEHELGWKAAFGLDKMCEDLWRWQLQNPTGFSKN; from the exons ATGGCAGAGAAGATCCTGGTGACCGGTGGAGCTGGCTACATCGGCAGTCACTGTgtgctggagctggtggaggCTGGCTATGTCCCCGTGGTCATAGACAACTTTCACAATGCCATCCGAG GGGCAGACGCGCTTCCCGAGAGCCTCCGGCGTGTGCAGCAGATCGTGCGCCAGCCCATCCTCTTCCAGGAGCTGGATATCACTGATGAGGCAGCGCTGCAGGAGCTCTTCAGTAAG CACCGTTTCTCAGCCGTGATGCACTTTGCGGGGCTGAAGGCAGTGGGGGAGTCTGTGCAGAAGCCCCTGGAGTACTACAGGGTGAACCTCACCGGGACCATCCGGCTGCTGGAG GACTGGAACGCTGTTCTCCTGCGCTATTTCAACCCCATCGGTGCCCACGAGTCGGGCATGATCGGAGAAGATCCTCAGGGGATCCCGAACAACCTCATGCCCTACGTGGCGCAG GTGGCAGTGGGGCGCCGGGAATTCCTGAGCGTGTTTGGGAATGACTACGGGACGGACGATGGAACGG GCGTCAGGGATTACATCCATGTCGTGGATTTGGCCAAGGGCCATATCGCTGCTTTGAAGAAGCTCAAGGAGAACTGCGGCTGCAAG ATCTACAATCTGGGCACAGGCACTGGCTACTCCGTCCTGCAGATGGTCCGGGCCATGGAGAAAGCCTCAGGGAGGGAG aTCAAGTACAAGATCACGGGCCGGCGGGAGGGAGACGTGGCCTCCTGCTATGCCAACCCCGCGCTTGCCGAGCACGAGctgggctggaaagctgcctttgGCCTGGACAAGATGT GCGAGGACCTGTGGCGGTGGCAGCTGCAGAATCCCACGGGCTTCAGCAAGAACTGA
- the PITHD1 gene encoding PITH domain-containing protein 1, with protein sequence MAHGHGRCCCCGEEAAAVGGDRGAAWGLYLRIDRQRLQCLNELREGSGALVFRAWEERGDRAQFVESDDDEELLFNIPFTGNVKLKGVIVMGEDDGTHPAEMRLFKNIPHMSFDDAAREPDQMFSLNRDPMGELEYPTKIARFSNVYHLSIHFPKNFGAETTKIFYIGLKGEWTEAHRHEVTICNYEASANPADHKLEQITPQTHFIS encoded by the exons ATGGCGCACGGTCacggccgctgctgctgctgcggggaggaggcggcggcggtcGGCGGGGACCGGGGCGCGGCCTGGGGGCTCTACCTGCGTATCGACCGGCAGCGGCTGCAGTGCCTCAACGAACTCCGCGAGGGCAGCGGCGCGCTCGTCTTCCGCGCTTGGGAGGAGCGCGGCGACCGCGCCcag ttCGTAGAAAGCGACGATGATGAGGAGCTTCTGTTTAATATCCC GTTTACGGGCAACGTGAAATTAAAAGGAGTAATTGTGATGGGAGAAGATGACGGTACGCATCCAGCAGAGATGAGACT gTTCAAGAACATTCCTCACATGTCCTTTGATGATGCAGCCAGGGAACCGGACCAGATGTTCAGCCTGAACCGGGATCCGATGGGCGAGCTGGAGTATCCCACCAA aattgcCCGTTTCTCCAATGTTTACCACCTCTCCATCCACTTTCCGAAGAACTTTGGAGCGGAGACAACGAAGATTTTTTACATAGGCCTGAAAGGAGAGTGGACGGAG GCTCATCGCCACGAAGTCACCATCTGCAATTACGAAGCATCAGCAAACCCAGCTGATCACAAGTTGGAACAAATCACCCCACAGACTCACTTCATCTCCTAA
- the HMGCL gene encoding hydroxymethylglutaryl-CoA lyase, mitochondrial isoform X2, which produces MAAARRLLPRWAVSLRPNIVPTPVKISLINMLSETGLQVIEATSFVSPKWVPQMADHTEVMQGINKLPGISYPVLTPNLKGFQAAVAAGAKEVSIFGAASELFTKKNINCSIEESLERFDEVMTAARAASIPVRGYVSCVLGCPYEGKISAAKVAEVSKKMYSMGCYEISLGDTIGIGTPGSMKEMLTAVMKEVPVGALAVHCHDTYGQALANILVALQMGVSVVDASVAGLGGCPYAQGASGNVATEDLVYMLNGLGIHTGVDLQKLMDTGTFICNALNRRTNSKVSQASCRL; this is translated from the exons atggcggcggcgcggcggctgcTGCCGCGCTGGGCGGTGTCGCTGCGgccg aACATTGTACCGACACCGGTGAAAATCAGTTTAATCAATATGCTGTCAGAGACGGGGCTTCAGGTTATAGAGGCCACCAGCTTTGTTTCCCCCAAATGGGTTCCTCAG atgGCTGACCATACTGAAGTCATGCAAGGAATTAATAAATTGCCTGGTATTAGTTATCCTGTGCTGACCCCGAATCTGAAAGGATTTCAGGCAGCG GTGGCAGCAGGGGCCAAAGAAGTGTCGATCTTTGGAGCAGCGTCTGAGCTCTTCACTAAGAAGAACATCAACTGTTCCATAGAGGAGAGCTTGGAGAGGTTCGATGAAGTGATGACCGCAGCGAGAGCGGCCAGCATTCCTGTCCGGGG aTATGTTTCCTGTGTCCTTGGATGTCCCTATGAAGGGAAGATTTCTGCAGCTAAAGTTGCAGAG GTCTCAAAGAAGATGTACTCGATGGGATGCTACGAGATTTCTCTCGGTGACACCATTGGCATTGGGACCCCAGGGAGCATGAAGGAGATGCTGACAGCAGTCATGAAAGAGGTGCCAGTCGGGGCTCTTGCTGTTCACTGCCATGACACCTACGGGCAAGCTCTTGCCAACATCTTGGTGGCGCTTCAG ATGGGTGTGAGCGTGGTCGATGCTTCCGTCGCTGGCCTTGGAGGCTGCCCCTATGCCCAAGGAGCTTCAGGAAACGTTGCTACCGAGGACTTGGTGTACATGCTGAACGGCCTGGGCATCCACACG gGTGTGGATCTGCAGAAGCTGATGGACACGGGCACGTTTATTTGCAATGCTCTCAACAGACGAACCAATTCCAAAGTGTCCCAGGCATCTTGCAGACTCTAA
- the GALE gene encoding UDP-glucose 4-epimerase isoform X1 — MAEKILVTGGAGYIGSHCVLELVEAGYVPVVIDNFHNAIRGADALPESLRRVQQIVRQPILFQELDITDEAALQELFSKHRFSAVMHFAGLKAVGESVQKPLEYYRVNLTGTIRLLETMKAHGVRNIVFSSSATVYGDPKYLPLDENHPVGGCTNPYGKSKYFIEEMIRDLCKAERDWNAVLLRYFNPIGAHESGMIGEDPQGIPNNLMPYVAQVAVGRREFLSVFGNDYGTDDGTGVRDYIHVVDLAKGHIAALKKLKENCGCKIYNLGTGTGYSVLQMVRAMEKASGREIKYKITGRREGDVASCYANPALAEHELGWKAAFGLDKMCEDLWRWQLQNPTGFSKN, encoded by the exons ATGGCAGAGAAGATCCTGGTGACCGGTGGAGCTGGCTACATCGGCAGTCACTGTgtgctggagctggtggaggCTGGCTATGTCCCCGTGGTCATAGACAACTTTCACAATGCCATCCGAG GGGCAGACGCGCTTCCCGAGAGCCTCCGGCGTGTGCAGCAGATCGTGCGCCAGCCCATCCTCTTCCAGGAGCTGGATATCACTGATGAGGCAGCGCTGCAGGAGCTCTTCAGTAAG CACCGTTTCTCAGCCGTGATGCACTTTGCGGGGCTGAAGGCAGTGGGGGAGTCTGTGCAGAAGCCCCTGGAGTACTACAGGGTGAACCTCACCGGGACCATCCGGCTGCTGGAG ACCATGAAGGCCCACGGCGTGAGGAACATCGTGttcagcagctctgccactgtCTACGGAGACCCCAAGTACCTGCCCCTGGATGAGAACCACCCGGTTGGAGGCTGCACCAACCCCTACGGCAAATCCAAGTATTTCATCGAGGAGATGATTAGAGATCTCTGCAAAGCGGAGAGG GACTGGAACGCTGTTCTCCTGCGCTATTTCAACCCCATCGGTGCCCACGAGTCGGGCATGATCGGAGAAGATCCTCAGGGGATCCCGAACAACCTCATGCCCTACGTGGCGCAG GTGGCAGTGGGGCGCCGGGAATTCCTGAGCGTGTTTGGGAATGACTACGGGACGGACGATGGAACGG GCGTCAGGGATTACATCCATGTCGTGGATTTGGCCAAGGGCCATATCGCTGCTTTGAAGAAGCTCAAGGAGAACTGCGGCTGCAAG ATCTACAATCTGGGCACAGGCACTGGCTACTCCGTCCTGCAGATGGTCCGGGCCATGGAGAAAGCCTCAGGGAGGGAG aTCAAGTACAAGATCACGGGCCGGCGGGAGGGAGACGTGGCCTCCTGCTATGCCAACCCCGCGCTTGCCGAGCACGAGctgggctggaaagctgcctttgGCCTGGACAAGATGT GCGAGGACCTGTGGCGGTGGCAGCTGCAGAATCCCACGGGCTTCAGCAAGAACTGA
- the HMGCL gene encoding hydroxymethylglutaryl-CoA lyase, mitochondrial isoform X3: MPQCATASLSRDGPWGQVRVSAAAAAGAFPKRVKVVEVGPRDGLQNEKNIVPTPVKISLINMLSETGLQVIEATSFVSPKWVPQMADHTEVMQGINKLPGISYPVLTPNLKGFQAAVAAGAKEVSIFGAASELFTKKNINCSIEESLERFDEVMTAARAASIPVRGYVSCVLGCPYEGKISAAKVAEVSKKMYSMGCYEISLGDTIGIGTPGSMKEMLTAVMKEVPVGALAVHCHDTYGQALANILVALQMGVSVVDASVAGLGGCPYAQGASGNVATEDLVYMLNGLGIHTGVDLQKLMDTGTFICNALNRRTNSKVSQASCRL, encoded by the exons ATGCCACAGTGCGCCACTGCATCGCTCTCGCGGGACGGCCCATGGGGACAGGTACGA gtcagcgccgcggcggcggccggagccttCCCGAAGCGTGTGAAGGTGGTGGAGGTGGGGCCCCGCGACGGGCTCCAGAACGAGAAG aACATTGTACCGACACCGGTGAAAATCAGTTTAATCAATATGCTGTCAGAGACGGGGCTTCAGGTTATAGAGGCCACCAGCTTTGTTTCCCCCAAATGGGTTCCTCAG atgGCTGACCATACTGAAGTCATGCAAGGAATTAATAAATTGCCTGGTATTAGTTATCCTGTGCTGACCCCGAATCTGAAAGGATTTCAGGCAGCG GTGGCAGCAGGGGCCAAAGAAGTGTCGATCTTTGGAGCAGCGTCTGAGCTCTTCACTAAGAAGAACATCAACTGTTCCATAGAGGAGAGCTTGGAGAGGTTCGATGAAGTGATGACCGCAGCGAGAGCGGCCAGCATTCCTGTCCGGGG aTATGTTTCCTGTGTCCTTGGATGTCCCTATGAAGGGAAGATTTCTGCAGCTAAAGTTGCAGAG GTCTCAAAGAAGATGTACTCGATGGGATGCTACGAGATTTCTCTCGGTGACACCATTGGCATTGGGACCCCAGGGAGCATGAAGGAGATGCTGACAGCAGTCATGAAAGAGGTGCCAGTCGGGGCTCTTGCTGTTCACTGCCATGACACCTACGGGCAAGCTCTTGCCAACATCTTGGTGGCGCTTCAG ATGGGTGTGAGCGTGGTCGATGCTTCCGTCGCTGGCCTTGGAGGCTGCCCCTATGCCCAAGGAGCTTCAGGAAACGTTGCTACCGAGGACTTGGTGTACATGCTGAACGGCCTGGGCATCCACACG gGTGTGGATCTGCAGAAGCTGATGGACACGGGCACGTTTATTTGCAATGCTCTCAACAGACGAACCAATTCCAAAGTGTCCCAGGCATCTTGCAGACTCTAA
- the HMGCL gene encoding hydroxymethylglutaryl-CoA lyase, mitochondrial isoform X1: MAAARRLLPRWAVSLRPVSAAAAAGAFPKRVKVVEVGPRDGLQNEKNIVPTPVKISLINMLSETGLQVIEATSFVSPKWVPQMADHTEVMQGINKLPGISYPVLTPNLKGFQAAVAAGAKEVSIFGAASELFTKKNINCSIEESLERFDEVMTAARAASIPVRGYVSCVLGCPYEGKISAAKVAEVSKKMYSMGCYEISLGDTIGIGTPGSMKEMLTAVMKEVPVGALAVHCHDTYGQALANILVALQMGVSVVDASVAGLGGCPYAQGASGNVATEDLVYMLNGLGIHTGVDLQKLMDTGTFICNALNRRTNSKVSQASCRL; this comes from the exons atggcggcggcgcggcggctgcTGCCGCGCTGGGCGGTGTCGCTGCGgccg gtcagcgccgcggcggcggccggagccttCCCGAAGCGTGTGAAGGTGGTGGAGGTGGGGCCCCGCGACGGGCTCCAGAACGAGAAG aACATTGTACCGACACCGGTGAAAATCAGTTTAATCAATATGCTGTCAGAGACGGGGCTTCAGGTTATAGAGGCCACCAGCTTTGTTTCCCCCAAATGGGTTCCTCAG atgGCTGACCATACTGAAGTCATGCAAGGAATTAATAAATTGCCTGGTATTAGTTATCCTGTGCTGACCCCGAATCTGAAAGGATTTCAGGCAGCG GTGGCAGCAGGGGCCAAAGAAGTGTCGATCTTTGGAGCAGCGTCTGAGCTCTTCACTAAGAAGAACATCAACTGTTCCATAGAGGAGAGCTTGGAGAGGTTCGATGAAGTGATGACCGCAGCGAGAGCGGCCAGCATTCCTGTCCGGGG aTATGTTTCCTGTGTCCTTGGATGTCCCTATGAAGGGAAGATTTCTGCAGCTAAAGTTGCAGAG GTCTCAAAGAAGATGTACTCGATGGGATGCTACGAGATTTCTCTCGGTGACACCATTGGCATTGGGACCCCAGGGAGCATGAAGGAGATGCTGACAGCAGTCATGAAAGAGGTGCCAGTCGGGGCTCTTGCTGTTCACTGCCATGACACCTACGGGCAAGCTCTTGCCAACATCTTGGTGGCGCTTCAG ATGGGTGTGAGCGTGGTCGATGCTTCCGTCGCTGGCCTTGGAGGCTGCCCCTATGCCCAAGGAGCTTCAGGAAACGTTGCTACCGAGGACTTGGTGTACATGCTGAACGGCCTGGGCATCCACACG gGTGTGGATCTGCAGAAGCTGATGGACACGGGCACGTTTATTTGCAATGCTCTCAACAGACGAACCAATTCCAAAGTGTCCCAGGCATCTTGCAGACTCTAA
- the LYPLA2 gene encoding acyl-protein thioesterase 2 yields MCGNNMSVPLLADAVTVSGAERETAAVIFLHGLGDTGHSWADALSSIRLPYVKYICPHAPRIPVTLNMKMVMPSWFDLMGLTPDAPEDEAGIKKAAENIKAIIEHEMKNGIPPNRIILGGFSQGGALSLYTALTCQHQLAGIVALSCWLPLHKAFPQAANNGVNKDIAILQCHGEMDPMIPVRFGALTAEKLKSVVTPTKVQFKTYPGVMHSSCPQEMMAVKEFIEKLLPRI; encoded by the exons ATGTGTGGTAACAACATGTCTGTCCCCCTCCTCGCTGATGCAGTGACTGTCTCAGGGGCAGAGCGGGAGACTGCCGCG GTCATTTTTTTACATGGCCTTGGAGACACGGG gcacAGCTGGGCTGATGCTCTCTCCTCCATCCGCCTCCCCTACGTGAAATATATTTGCCCTCACGC gcCCCGGATCCCAGTGACCCTCAACATGAAGATGGTTATGCCCTCCTG GTTTGATCTGATGGGGTTGACTCCGGATGCACCTGAGGATGAAGCTGGGATCAAGAAAGCCGCCGAAAACA TTAAAGCAATTATCGAGCATGAGATGAAGAACGGGATCCCACCCAACCGCATCATCCTGGGGGGCTTCTCACAG GGCGGTGCCTTGTCGCTGTACACGGCTCTCACCTGCCAGCACCAGCTGGCCGGCATCGTGGCGCTCAGCTGCTGGCTCCCGCTGCACAAGGCCTTCCCGCAG GCGGCGAATAACGGCGTGAACAAGGACATCGCCATCCTGCAGTGCCATGGGGAGATGGACCCCATGATCCCCGTCCGCTTCGGGGCCCTCACTGCTGAGAAGCTGAAATCTGTCGTCACCCCCACCAAGGTCCAGTTCAAAACCTACCCCGGCGTGATGCACAGTTCCTGTCCTCAG GAGATGATGGCGGTGAAGGAGTTCATCGAGAAGCTGCTGCCCCGGATCTAA